In one Diabrotica virgifera virgifera chromosome 7, PGI_DIABVI_V3a genomic region, the following are encoded:
- the LOC114339411 gene encoding major royal jelly protein 1, which yields MGIYSVLILTSCLVIGSYAIGSCCKNLIPDLSYKLTGTEVSFPCDSTKNIYKTTGRYVAKNIIATRMQIYRDDAYVALPRYRHGVAFTLAKFSLKTRGCKAVLVPYPCWPLQEEGNCEALQNVVDLYIDGVDHLWVLDIGLVNTLEQPVRRCAPKIVGINLKNNQVVKVISLEPFITPESRLQYIIVDFSKDGIPFAYVADGGSGAIIVVDLKSGNGFRIVLPVAVSSGAVNCVKDVLYIALARKPCGNILYFTYLSSPRLYSIKAEFLQKGQAMGAVIDVGHKPPFGKIVLLGTDNGAAIFFRYKGESDIFIWNSETVFKPENFLLVQKGDDCRLATEVVAGYKKLMWAIESNFHDYILDIAGSLGPSMAVHPLIKTCD from the coding sequence ATGGGTATATACTCCGTTCTGATCTTGACATCATGTTTGGTTATCGGAAGTTACGCTATCGGCTCGTGCTGTAAGAACCTTATCCCAGACTTGAGCTACAAACTAACTGGTACCGAGGTAAGCTTCCCATGTGACAGTACGAAAAACATTTACAAAACTACAGGCCGTTATGTAGCCAAAAACATTATCGCAACCAGAATGCAGATATACAGAGATGACGCTTATGTAGCTCTGCCAAGGTACAGGCATGGAGTGGCGTTTACTCTAGCTAAATTCTCCTTGAAAACTAGAGGTTGCAAAGCTGTCCTGGTACCATATCCGTGCTGGCCACTACAAGAAGAAGGCAACTGCGAAGCTTTACAAAATGTTGTTGATTTGTATATTGATGGAGTTGATCATCTCTGGGTGTTAGATATTGGTTTGGTAAACACATTGGAACAACCTGTCCGTCGTTGTGCCCCTAAAATTGTGGGAATAAATTTGAAGAATAACCAAGTAGTAAAAGTAATTAGTCTGGAACCTTTCATTACACCAGAAAGTCGCCTGCAATATATCATTGTTGACTTCTCAAAAGACGGCATTCCCTTCGCTTATGTAGCCGATGGTGGTTCTGGAGCAATCATCGTCGTGGACTTAAAGAGTGGTAATGGATTCCGTATTGTACTGCCAGTTGCAGTATCATCTGGTGCAGTTAACTGTGTAAAGGATGTCCTGTACATAGCTTTGGCCAGAAAGCCCTGCGGAAACATTCTTTACTTTACCTACCTGTCATCACCAAGACTATATTCAATCAAAGCTGAATTCTTACAAAAGGGTCAAGCGATGGGAGCCGTCATTGACGTTGGACACAAACCTCCATTCGGAAAAATCGTTCTTTTGGGTACAGATAACGGTGCTGCCATTTTCTTCAGATACAAGGGTGAATCCGATATCTTTATTTGGAACAGTGAAACTGTCTTCAAACCAGAAAACTTTCTCTTGGTCCAAAAAGGAGACGACTGTAGACTGGCTACTGAAGTGGTTGCTGGATACAAAAAACTCATGTGGGCTATTGAAAGTAACTTCCACGATTACATTCTTGATATCGCTGGAAGTCTTGGCCCCTCAATGGCTGTACATCCTCTTATCAAAACTTGTGATTAG